Proteins found in one Agaribacterium sp. ZY112 genomic segment:
- a CDS encoding flagellar motor protein MotB has product MSHRRLLTKARQGEDYNRSVGHERWLISYSDFITLLFAFFVVMYSISQVNESKYRALSETLNQAFKTQPSSSSTKDVPSDQQQAVDLVDLEELAQDLQQRLSDFPVEGSITVSANESWLDLNLSSELLFDSGEAQLSFEAQQVFTDIAEQLSPYENEIQVSGHTDDRPISNVDFANNWELSSARALAIVELLQKNGIAAQRLAALAFAEHRPLASNETEEGRKKNRRVVLRIGQFAAENSVDNNTASQIDVLQGKQNLDQDSPAESSSTKKLGESGIAEKEAIQGSDQGLAQSQDQQIIETSNELAPREGRIQPVRLKGGNLLFSSDPDLPRLQSLQREEE; this is encoded by the coding sequence ATGAGTCATAGACGTTTATTAACAAAAGCTCGCCAAGGTGAAGATTATAATCGTTCTGTTGGCCACGAGCGCTGGCTGATTTCTTATTCTGATTTTATCACTCTCTTATTTGCCTTTTTTGTGGTGATGTATTCAATCTCTCAGGTGAATGAATCTAAGTATCGGGCACTGTCTGAAACTTTAAACCAAGCATTTAAAACTCAGCCATCTTCGAGCAGTACTAAGGATGTTCCATCAGATCAGCAACAAGCGGTTGATCTTGTAGACCTTGAAGAGCTTGCTCAAGATTTACAGCAGCGCCTAAGTGACTTTCCTGTTGAAGGCTCCATTACGGTTTCAGCAAATGAAAGCTGGCTGGATTTGAATTTAAGTTCCGAACTTTTATTTGATAGCGGTGAGGCTCAATTAAGTTTTGAGGCCCAGCAGGTTTTTACTGATATTGCTGAGCAATTAAGTCCTTATGAAAATGAAATTCAAGTAAGTGGTCATACAGATGATAGGCCCATTAGCAATGTTGACTTTGCAAATAACTGGGAGCTAAGTTCGGCTCGTGCTTTAGCAATTGTTGAGTTGCTCCAAAAAAATGGCATTGCCGCTCAACGTTTAGCCGCTTTGGCTTTTGCTGAGCATAGGCCTCTAGCCTCGAATGAGACGGAAGAGGGGCGAAAAAAGAATCGGCGAGTGGTGCTACGAATTGGTCAATTTGCAGCTGAAAACTCGGTTGACAATAATACTGCTAGCCAGATTGATGTACTTCAAGGTAAGCAAAATTTAGATCAGGATAGCCCTGCAGAGTCGAGTTCCACAAAGAAACTTGGAGAAAGTGGTATTGCAGAAAAAGAGGCTATTCAGGGTTCTGACCAAGGTCTTGCTCAAAGTCAGGATCAACAAATAATAGAAACATCAAACGAGTTGGCTCCTAGAGAAGGCCGCATTCAGCCTGTCCGCTTAAAAGGCGGCAATCTTTTATTTAGTTCTGATCCAGATTTACCCCGCTTACAAAGTTTACAGCGAGAAGAAGAGTAG
- a CDS encoding ParA family protein: MQVWTIANQKGGVAKTTTSVSFAGIAAEEGLRVLLIDLDPHGSLTSWFSLVETGKSSSIFDLFDKRNELTLALLEEVIQPSAFENIDVIPSALVLATLERRAVGEGMGLVIKRALALVEHEYDLVLIDCPPQLGVLMVNALAACDQLVIPVQTEYLAIQGLERMLNTLTMMQRSRGAPFNYCIVPVMYDKRTQASVQSLRQIRMDHEPSTWPGKIPIDTRLRDASKAGLPINVFDKSARSALAYHSLFTFLHRAANEARPEAVQ, from the coding sequence GTGCAGGTCTGGACAATCGCAAACCAAAAGGGTGGCGTTGCGAAAACAACCACCAGTGTTAGCTTTGCAGGTATTGCTGCAGAGGAGGGGCTGCGTGTACTGCTTATTGATCTGGACCCTCATGGTTCTTTGACCTCTTGGTTTTCTTTGGTAGAAACTGGCAAGTCATCCAGTATTTTTGATCTATTCGATAAGCGAAATGAGTTAACTCTAGCCTTATTGGAAGAAGTTATTCAGCCCAGTGCTTTTGAAAATATAGATGTGATTCCTTCTGCGCTTGTGCTCGCTACGCTAGAGCGCCGAGCTGTTGGCGAAGGAATGGGTTTGGTTATTAAGCGTGCTTTAGCTCTTGTTGAGCATGAATATGATCTGGTACTTATCGATTGTCCTCCTCAACTTGGGGTGCTGATGGTTAATGCTCTAGCTGCTTGTGATCAATTAGTGATACCAGTACAAACTGAGTATTTAGCAATACAAGGTTTAGAGCGTATGTTAAATACACTTACAATGATGCAGCGCTCTCGGGGGGCTCCGTTTAATTATTGTATTGTGCCGGTCATGTACGATAAGCGCACCCAAGCCTCGGTGCAGAGTTTGCGACAAATCCGTATGGACCATGAACCGAGTACATGGCCTGGGAAAATTCCTATTGATACCCGCCTTAGAGATGCAAGTAAAGCCGGCTTGCCTATCAATGTGTTTGATAAGAGTGCCCGTTCTGCTCTGGCTTATCACTCTCTGTTTACGTTTCTTCACCGTGCTGCGAATGAAGCAAGGCCGGAGGCGGTGCAATAG
- a CDS encoding chemotaxis protein CheW → MSKELESDLNNYFDELLHDASMSEASAKSEVQVKIEANTEAKAAVNVKQRVNKAGVPTKASEQQLLSEPLNKPLRAMAKKKAATNIHVKPHAEPESVDKQKLQALLDRRLIQSPVEASPKAEANLDAIQVQQAQAELEVSKSQCSELSQTENIEPSVTAEVEVSELAQQDPVVSQQADHSVQWCENGRPAWAQERFDALLFDVAGLKLAVPLIALGQIVPMHEGLNHLFGQSSWFMGVLKSSMGNLRVVNTALFVMPERYEERFLECAEFAISLHGVPWALAVDTVHQPISLEPDEIKWRSERSKRPWLAGTVKSSMCALLDIPQMAHLLVEADDSLSFE, encoded by the coding sequence GTGAGTAAAGAGTTGGAAAGCGATTTAAATAATTATTTTGATGAATTGCTACACGATGCATCTATGTCGGAGGCGAGCGCGAAGTCAGAGGTGCAAGTTAAAATAGAAGCAAATACGGAGGCTAAAGCAGCTGTTAACGTAAAGCAAAGGGTTAATAAAGCCGGTGTTCCAACAAAAGCTTCGGAACAGCAACTCCTATCAGAACCTCTTAATAAGCCTCTTAGGGCTATGGCGAAAAAAAAAGCTGCTACAAATATTCATGTTAAGCCTCATGCAGAACCGGAGTCTGTCGACAAACAAAAACTACAGGCCTTGCTTGATCGCCGTCTTATACAAAGCCCTGTTGAGGCAAGCCCTAAGGCGGAGGCGAACTTAGATGCTATTCAAGTCCAGCAAGCACAAGCAGAGCTTGAAGTCAGTAAGAGTCAATGCTCTGAGCTTAGCCAAACTGAAAATATTGAGCCGAGCGTCACAGCAGAGGTAGAGGTCTCTGAACTAGCACAGCAAGATCCGGTTGTTAGCCAACAAGCGGATCACAGTGTTCAGTGGTGTGAAAACGGTCGCCCAGCGTGGGCTCAAGAGCGCTTTGACGCTTTGTTATTTGATGTTGCAGGTTTAAAGCTTGCGGTGCCTTTAATTGCACTTGGGCAAATTGTTCCAATGCATGAAGGTTTAAACCACCTTTTTGGTCAGAGTTCCTGGTTTATGGGTGTATTAAAGTCGTCAATGGGTAATCTCAGAGTTGTTAATACGGCTTTATTTGTGATGCCTGAGCGCTATGAGGAACGTTTTTTAGAATGTGCAGAGTTTGCTATCTCCTTGCATGGCGTACCGTGGGCCTTAGCGGTAGATACTGTACACCAGCCCATTAGTTTAGAACCTGATGAAATTAAATGGCGCTCTGAGCGCTCTAAACGCCCTTGGTTAGCTGGAACAGTAAAATCTTCCATGTGCGCTTTATTAGATATCCCGCAGATGGCTCACTTATTAGTTGAGGCGGATGACTCTTTAAGTTTTGAATGA